A segment of the Lagopus muta isolate bLagMut1 chromosome 8, bLagMut1 primary, whole genome shotgun sequence genome:
GGCTCACCATACTTCTCTGTGCCACAGGGCAGCGGGCGCTGGGTACAGCAGGCACAGcgggcagtgctggtggggagGATGCGGTGACCCCCACGGACAGCACCGAGCAGAGAGGGAAAGAtgctgaggaggaagaagaggaggaggaagaggaggaggaggaggacaccGAGGAGGACGAGGTGCAGGTGATAGAGGTGCCGAAGGGGAGCGGCGCGgtcccccagcagcaggagggcagcatgGAGATGTcccccccctgcagccccacctGCAATGCGCCAGCAGagagggctggggagcagctggggctggggaagAAGAACGACATCTCCAGGCACAGCTACTCCCGGTACAACACCATCTCCTACAGGAAGATCAGGAAAGGAAACACCAAACAAAGAATCGATGAATTTGAGTCCATGATGCACTTATAAACCGAGGTGGGGAATCTCTTAATGTGCCTGAGAGCTCGTGCtggttctggttttgtttgtgtccCAAGGCACGGCCTTCACACAGCACAGATCCACCCCTGCTTCCTTTTTGTATGTGATTTCCCAACTACCTTCCCCTTGACAGCAGGTGGGGCATCCATAGGACAGGGAACGATTGGTTTGCTGAAGGTGTAACGTCAATTCACTTCAATTCactgttccttttctctccatttttcatACCCACACTCACACGGCAGCATGCCCTGAGCACACTGCAGTCCTCGTGCTGCTGGGGTGGTTGGGGCCACACAGCCCAGCTTCAGTGAGCACAGCCCAacccagccccatgcagccctgGGATCGGTCCAGTACAGGCTGCCAGCACCACAGCTGTGTTCTCCACATGCTGCCATTTTGCATTGTGGCTGCATTTCTTAACGTTTCTTCTCAATTTTCAAACTAAGTTTAGatgcaaaattttattttattttgagacaAAGCAGGTTTCAGGAGTAATATTTTTTTGCCACCTGAACACagccttttccctttctccatttTAAAGCTCTCTTGTATAACCACGGTGCTGTGGATGCGTTCTCTTTCAAACTATTTTATGGAAAGCTTTGTCTTGAGTTGGGATCAAGCTTTGCAGACATCATCCCAGAAAGGACTGGGGATCTTTTAGGAAAGGAGAGGCGGTCTGAGCAGGGTTGGACCGTGCCTCCCACCCTAGCACTCCCCTTCAGCCATCACTGCTTTTTTAATTCTCAGTTTTACATtatttccagcagcactgagtattgctttgacttttttttgttccacAGAAAGGCAATTATTTATTGGCAACGTCAAAATAATAAATGGCAATTCTGTATtgtacaaacaaaacacagtccTCATTGTACCATTCAGAATTGTTTATTTGCTCTTTGGTTTGCAAAAACCTCAGAGGTTGGTTGTATGCCCCATAGTGCCGGTCTGTTCCCCGCTGCCTGGTGctcccccggccccgctcagcACTTCCCGGCAGGCTGCTGGCACCTGCCTGCTCCccctgctccttcccaggcACTGGAGGGGCTGCACTGTGGGcagctccaaccccactgcagGTCTCCATTTATCACCTGCCTGTACCGTGTTGCAGTGCTTGGCTTGCATTCTCAGGGCTGtgcacaggggaggtgctctgtgggaaggccctgcagaggaTCAGGACAGGCTGATTGCTGGGCTGTGGGCAATGGGGTGAAGTTCAATGAGaccaaatgccgggtcctgcactttggccacagcaaccccatgcagcactacAGGCATGGGGCAGTGGATGGAAGGCtgtgtggaggaaaaggatctggggctGTTTGTGGGTGGCTGCTGAtcgtgagccagcagtgtggccaagaaggccaacagcatcctggttGTGTCAGCAGtggtgcagccagcagagcaggaggcgattgtccctctgtactcagctctggtgaggctgcacctcagtgctgtgttcagttttgggcccttctCTAccagaaagacactgaggtcctggagtgcgcccagagaagggcaatggagatgtgcaggctctgagcacagaCCTATGGAGagcacaggctgagagagctggaatgAGTCAGCGTGGAGAAGGAAAGGCTCGGGGGAGCCCTTATAGCTCTCTACAGCTCTACAacaggaggttgtggtgaggtgggggtctgCCTCTGCTTCCAGGCAACAGCAATAGgctgagaggtgatggcctctcattgtgccaggggagggacaggttgggtattaggaaacatttcttctcctgtgCCAGTCAAGCAccggcacagctgcccagggggtggtagagtcaccatccctgggagCATTCAAGGCCTGGggagatgtggctctgagggatgtggtcagtgggcatggtgggggtgggccGAGGTTGGACGCGGCCATcctagaggtctcttccaaccttaagAGTCGCCATGGTAATTCTATGACATTTAGGGCACGCAGCACGGTGGGAACAGGAGGCAGCTCCAGGGGGTCAGGACTGGAGGCACAGCCTCATTCTGAAACTAATTCCTCTCTGTTGTCACTGT
Coding sequences within it:
- the ERMN gene encoding ermin isoform X2 — protein: MRFLHLPVSASGFCLPLVPFCSEATLISVADLHLHFRVSCASSAFCGCFCPEKQEDNIAMLQEGAAEPQDTTEPQDMGACRQELEEGQRALGTAGTAGSAGGEDAVTPTDSTEQRGKDAEEEEEEEEEEEEEDTEEDEVQVIEVPKGSGAVPQQQEGSMEMSPPCSPTCNAPAERAGEQLGLGKKNDISRHSYSRYNTISYRKIRKGNTKQRIDEFESMMHL
- the ERMN gene encoding ermin isoform X1; the protein is MSDNVSSVPGLPACNGTAAPQEGLPLADGITDGITGAVGTVPCVEAGAQPGTLLAKGNVEESGNSSAEDVARGDCDGEQRCREKQEDNIAMLQEGAAEPQDTTEPQDMGACRQELEEGQRALGTAGTAGSAGGEDAVTPTDSTEQRGKDAEEEEEEEEEEEEEDTEEDEVQVIEVPKGSGAVPQQQEGSMEMSPPCSPTCNAPAERAGEQLGLGKKNDISRHSYSRYNTISYRKIRKGNTKQRIDEFESMMHL